From a region of the Fibrobacter sp. UWB16 genome:
- a CDS encoding FISUMP domain-containing protein yields MKSYSSIILMALLFVACSDNISGSDITRDDATKGEATPLENPSVDGWKISGFSQKGPFVTGSNVSILELDSLTFDQTGKIFKSTIRSDEGDFSVSGKGFPSPYAMVQVKGYYRNEITGKRSSGPLTLNAFTDLRNREKVNVNLLTHLEFERVKALVYNGKSFEEAKAQAEREVLAAMAMNEAGESFEDLDIFKSGDGNAKLLAISVLMQSNVNVAGLTERVGKFSMELAENGSWKDSATRTEIADWACEVSQRGLLVDVRNNVLAWKISDTLPDFEKFVDVFWADNYGLGICSDANAGDTAVNVNPLSKQNGEKFICKNERWESADKKSNYKSVFGTMTDARDGQMYRTVEIGDQVWMAENLNYDYQTLQTHSVCYKSESGECDEFGLLYPLAAVIDSAGLFGNEGVGCGNGSWSMCNYSESLRGVCPEGWHLPSESEWFQLLVYTGGTVVVPDVEVVIYKNVQGINVDEYGFNSLGGDAFYATGGFASRESAVYWASSRYENLPSTMEIGTENAGINYTGWGFTSLHYVRCVKD; encoded by the coding sequence ATGAAATCATATTCAAGTATAATTTTGATGGCCCTCTTGTTTGTTGCCTGTTCTGATAATATTTCGGGCAGCGATATCACAAGGGATGATGCCACAAAGGGCGAAGCCACACCTCTTGAAAATCCTTCTGTTGACGGTTGGAAAATTTCTGGGTTCTCACAAAAAGGACCTTTTGTTACCGGTTCTAACGTGAGTATTTTGGAACTGGATAGCTTGACGTTTGATCAGACCGGTAAAATATTCAAGTCGACAATCCGAAGTGACGAAGGTGACTTTTCTGTCTCGGGAAAAGGATTCCCTTCGCCGTATGCGATGGTTCAAGTTAAAGGCTATTACCGTAACGAAATTACGGGAAAGAGGTCTTCGGGCCCCTTGACTTTGAACGCTTTTACAGATCTTCGTAATCGTGAAAAGGTTAATGTGAACCTGTTGACTCATTTGGAATTTGAACGAGTCAAGGCGCTTGTTTATAACGGAAAATCTTTTGAAGAAGCCAAGGCTCAGGCCGAAAGAGAAGTCCTTGCAGCGATGGCTATGAATGAAGCTGGTGAGTCTTTTGAAGATTTGGATATTTTTAAATCGGGTGACGGAAACGCCAAACTCCTTGCGATAAGTGTTTTGATGCAAAGCAATGTCAACGTCGCTGGCCTTACGGAACGTGTTGGAAAGTTCAGTATGGAACTTGCTGAAAATGGCTCTTGGAAGGATTCTGCGACGAGGACGGAAATCGCAGACTGGGCTTGCGAAGTTTCACAACGAGGCTTACTCGTCGATGTCAGAAATAATGTCCTTGCGTGGAAAATTTCGGATACTCTTCCGGACTTTGAAAAGTTTGTCGATGTGTTCTGGGCCGATAACTATGGTCTTGGAATATGTTCCGATGCGAATGCGGGTGATACGGCTGTAAACGTAAATCCTTTGAGCAAACAAAACGGAGAAAAATTTATTTGCAAAAACGAACGTTGGGAATCTGCGGATAAGAAAAGCAACTATAAGAGTGTGTTTGGAACGATGACCGATGCAAGAGATGGTCAGATGTATAGAACCGTCGAAATCGGTGACCAAGTTTGGATGGCTGAAAATCTGAATTATGATTACCAGACTCTTCAAACTCATTCTGTATGCTATAAAAGCGAATCTGGCGAATGTGATGAATTTGGATTGCTGTATCCTCTTGCGGCGGTAATTGATTCGGCGGGCTTGTTTGGTAATGAAGGTGTTGGTTGTGGCAATGGTAGTTGGAGTATGTGTAACTACAGTGAATCGTTGCGGGGTGTTTGCCCGGAAGGTTGGCATTTGCCTTCGGAAAGCGAATGGTTCCAATTACTTGTGTATACTGGTGGAACTGTTGTAGTGCCTGATGTCGAGGTCGTTATTTATAAAAATGTTCAGGGTATTAACGTTGATGAGTATGGATTTAATAGTTTAGGAGGAGACGCTTTTTATGCTACGGGTGGTTTTGCAAGTAGAGAAAGTGCTGTTTACTGGGCTTCTTCTCGATATGAAAATCTTCCATCGACAATGGAAATTGGTACAGAAAATGCTGGAATAAACTATACAGGCTGGGGTTTCACCTCATTGCACTATGTTCGTTGTGTGAAAGATTGA
- the frr gene encoding ribosome recycling factor, translated as MSEYSEKMDKAIEATEREFSKIRAGQASPAILNGVRIDYYGTPTPISQVAKISVPEPRMLLVTPWEKQLVDTIDKAILAANIGLTPMKDGNCIRVTLPILTTERRKELAKIARKHAEDGRVAIRNIRRDANDALKKNKEISEDEVKKQQDEIQKATDKAIAEIDRLLAEKEADILKV; from the coding sequence ATGTCTGAATATTCTGAAAAGATGGACAAGGCCATCGAGGCCACCGAACGTGAATTTTCCAAGATCCGCGCTGGCCAGGCAAGCCCGGCTATCCTCAACGGCGTGCGCATCGACTACTACGGCACTCCGACCCCGATTTCTCAGGTCGCAAAGATTTCTGTGCCCGAACCGCGTATGTTGCTCGTGACTCCGTGGGAAAAGCAGCTCGTCGATACAATCGACAAGGCTATCCTCGCTGCTAACATCGGCCTTACCCCGATGAAGGACGGCAACTGCATCCGCGTGACGCTCCCGATCCTCACGACCGAACGCCGCAAGGAACTTGCCAAGATCGCCCGCAAGCATGCCGAAGACGGCCGCGTGGCTATCCGCAACATCCGCCGTGATGCTAACGACGCCCTCAAGAAGAACAAGGAAATTTCTGAAGACGAAGTCAAGAAGCAGCAGGACGAAATCCAGAAGGCTACCGACAAGGCTATCGCCGAAATCGACCGTTTGCTCGCCGAAAAGGAAGCAGACATCCTCAAGGTGTAG